A single region of the Lycium barbarum isolate Lr01 chromosome 2, ASM1917538v2, whole genome shotgun sequence genome encodes:
- the LOC132629382 gene encoding double-stranded RNA-binding protein 1-like, which produces MYKSKLQEVCQNKKWALPKYCCMKDGEDHDPKFKASVVVNGINFDSPTLCKSSKEAHNEAAKFAFLHFTSGGSIPTTEAIGLTKVEGECQSLQDKRTSEVKQGGSLPTVEGSGITKTEEACQFPFEIKQEDSHYQYKTKLQIYAKRKNLGVPVYQSKRKSSSRDLYFEATVTLAGELFKSPRAYKSAGEAEDSVAQLALMTLITVSFEKSNASSYKSFLQELAQHEEICLPEYRTTGVGEPHNLTFLSSVEIEGEIFRGDGAKSKKQAEENAAKVAYTALTKCKSFFAGNPSTVSSDFEGEIVKTEPIMDSLSISIDQEKFRGLSHIIRLFSDATKVFMALADEKDMVNASSISRDMQELSVNEKSCSSVESSHNFRSKTISSAAMTPSKSSTLSNANSSARTTAETKSYLLSPGVLLCFLLLKISGLL; this is translated from the exons ATGTACAAGTCAAAGCTGCAAGAAGTGTGTCAAAACAAGAAATGGGCACTACCTAAATACTGTTGTATGAAAGATGGAGAAGACCACGACCCAAAATTCAAAGCATCTGTGGTTGTCAATGGCATTAATTTTGACTCTCCAACTTTGTGCAAATCATCTAAGGAAGCCCATAATGAAGCTGCTAAGTTTGCTTTCCTTCACTTTACTTCTG GCGGTTCAATTCCAACTACAGAAGCTATTGGACTGACAAAAGTTGAGGGAGAATGCCAAAGTCTGCAGGATAAACGTACTTCTGAGGTCAAGCAAG GTGGTTCACTTCCAACTGTAGAAGGTAGTGGAATAACGAAAACTGAGGAAGCATGCCAATTTCCTTTTGAGATCAAGCAAG AAGATTCTCACTACCAGTACAAGACAAAGCTGCAGATTTATGCAAAAAGAAAAAATCTTGGTGTACCTGTGTACCAAAGCAAAAGGAAGAGTTCATCTCGAGATCTTTATTTCGAGGCAACTGTGACACTGGCTGGTGAATTGTTCAAAAGTCCCAGAGCATACAAGTCTGCAGGGGAAGCAGAAGATTCTGTTGCACAGCTTGCATTAATGACACTGATAACCGTTTCCTTTGAAAAG AGTAATGCCAGCAGTTACAAGAGTTTCCTGCAAGAACTGGCACAACATGAAGAAATTTGCTTGCCTGAATATAGAACAACCGGGGTTGGTGAGCCTCACAATTTAACGTTCTTGTCAAGTGTGGAAATTGAAGGAGAAATATTTCGCGGAGATGGTGCAAAGTCCAAGAAACAGGCAGAAGAAAATGCTGCCAAGGTTGCTTATACTGCTTTGACAAAAT GCAAATCCTTCTTTGCTGGTAATCCTTCAACTGTTTCCTCGGACTTTGAAGGTGAAATTGTCAAAACTGAACCTATCATGGATTCACTGTCCATTtctattgatcaagaaaaattcaGAGGTTTGTCTCATATTATAAGACTGTT TTCTGATGCAACTAAAGTATTCATGGCTTTGGCAGATGAAAAGGATATGGTTAATGCATCTTCGATTTCTCGGGACATGCAAGAGCTCAGTGTAAACGAGAAATCATGTTCTTCAGTGGAATCATCACACAATTTTCGTAGTAAAACTATATCATCAGCTGCAATGACACCATCCAAATCATCTACTCTCTCGAATGCAAATTCTAGTGCAAGGACGACTGCAGAAACCAAAAGTTACCTCCTTTCCCCAGGGGTACTATTGTGCTTCCTATTGCTGAAGATAAGTGGGCTGTTGTGA
- the LOC132629385 gene encoding inactive protein RESTRICTED TEV MOVEMENT 2-like: protein MQKMNSKGAEVATPTQIYEDFVPSSKLVKEEHSDTLHLTLPGFKKEQLRVQLAITGILKISGQRPIGQNKWQRFQKEFPVAENCDKSKITAKFENGILHVKQPELITSSVKKDKDLAATGADNKPSAKRQKTTLRDEFAKQDNTENTAAKRPAKEEPKNNSPKITEQTESKSPTEKKLPSHERSSSSSSYTESECESTDDETDDETAGHTSCLAANLKKPKKVIKMSLVALLVLGISLYVANVMKSPQL from the exons atgcaGAAGATGAATTCAAAGGGAGCTGAAGTTGCTACACCCACTCAAATATATGAAGATTTTGTGCCATCTTCAAAGCTAGTTAAGGAAGAACATTCTGACACTCTTCACCTTACTCTTCCAG GTTTCAAGAAGGAGCAGCTGAGGGTTCAACTGGCCATAACAGGAATTCTGAAGATCAGCGGACAAAGGCCAATTGGTCAGAATAAGTGGCAGAGGTTTCAGAAGGAATTTCCTGTTGCAGAAAATTGTGACAAAAGCAAAATCACTGCAAAGTTTGAAAATGGAATTCTTCATGTTAAACAACCAGAACTGATAACTTCATCAGTGAAAAAGGATAAGGATTTAGCAGCCACAGGAGCTGATAATAAACCTTCAGCTAAAAGACAGAAGACCACTTTACGAGATGAATTTGCTAAGCAGGATAATACTGAAAATACCGCTGCTAAAAGGCCAGCAAAAGAAGAACCAAAGAACAATAGTCCCAAAATCACCGAGCAAACAGAATCTAAAAGTCCTacagaaaaaaaattaccatcACATGAACGTAGTTCAAGTAGTAGTTCTTACACTGAATCTGAATGTGAATCGACAGATGACGAGACAGATGATGAAACAGCCGGACATACCAGTTGTTTGGCTGCAAACCTGAAGAAGCCAAAGAAAGTGATTAAAATGAGTCTTGTTGCTCTATTGGTTCTTGGAATCAGCCTTTATGTCGCCAATGTGATGAAGTCCCCCCAGTTATGA
- the LOC132629383 gene encoding inactive protein RESTRICTED TEV MOVEMENT 2-like, whose translation MQKMNSKGAEVATPTQIYEDFVPSSKLVKEEHSDTLHLTLPGFKNEQMRVQLTKTGILKISGQRPIGQNKWQRFQKEFPVAENCDQSKISAKFENGTLYIKQPKLITSSVKKDKELAATEAENSPAAKRQKILFKR comes from the exons atgcaGAAGATGAATTCAAAGGGAGCTGAAGTTGCTACACCCACTCAAATATATGAAGATTTTGTGCCATCTTCAAAGCTAGTTAAGGAAGAACATTCTGACACTCTTCACCTTACTCTTCCAG GTTTCAAGAACGAACAGATGAGGGTTCAACTGACCAAAACAGGAATTCTGAAGATCAGTGGACAAAGGCCAATTGGGCAGAATAAATGGCAGAGATTTCAGAAGGAATTTCCAGTTGCAGAAAATTGTGACCAAAGCAAAATCAGTGCAAAGTTTGAAAATGGCACACTTTATATTAAACAACCAAAACTGATAACTTCATCAGTGAAAAAAGATAAGGAATTGGCAGCCACAGAAGCTGAGAATAGCCCTGCAGCTAAAAGACAGAAGATCCTCTTTAAGAGATGA
- the LOC132626307 gene encoding 5-methyltetrahydropteroyltriglutamate--homocysteine methyltransferase-like, whose product MQRNDMVEYFGEQLSGFAFTANGWVQSYGSRCVKPPIIYGDVSRPKPMTVFWSSLAQSMSKRPMKGMLTGPVTILNWSFVRDDQPRFETCYQIALAIKDEVEDLEKAGINVIQIDEAALREGLPLRKSEEAFYLNWSVHSFRITSCGVQDTTQIHTHMCYSNFNDIIHSIIDMDADVITIENSRSDEKLLSVFREGVKYGAGIGPGVYDIHSPRIPSTEEIADRISKMLAVLDTNILWVNPDCGLKARKYPEVKPALSNMVAAANLLRAQLASTK is encoded by the exons ATGCAGAGAAACGATATGGTTGAATATTTTGGGGAGCAATTATCTGGTTTTGCTTTTACAGCCAATGGATGGGTTCAATCTTATGGATCTCGCTGTGTTAAGCCACCAATAATCTATGGTGATGTCAGTCGCCCAAAACCAATGACTGTCTTCTGGTCTTCACTGGCACAGAGCATGAGCAAGCGCCCAATGAAGGGAATGCTTACCGGCCCTGTTACCATTTTAAACTGGTCTTTTGTTAGAGATGACCAACCGAG ATTTGAGACTTGCTACCAAATTGCTTTGGCTATTAAGGATGAGGTAGAAGATCTCGAGAAGGCTGGCATTAATGTCATTCAGATTGATGAAGCTGCTTTAAGAGAGGGTTTGCCTCTTAGAAAGTCCGAGGAAGCGTTCTACTTGAACTGGTCTGTACATTCATTCAGGATAACCAGCTGTGGTGTTCAAGACACTACCCAG ATTCACACCCACATGTGTTATTCAAACTTCAACGACATCATCCATTCAATCATCGACATGGATGCTGACGTCATCACCATCGAGAACTCCAGGTCCGATGAGAAGCTTCTTTCTGTGTTCCGTGAGGGAGTGAAGTATGGTGCTGGTATTGGCCCTGGTGTATACGACATCCATTCGCCGAGGATTCCGTCAACTGAGGAAATCGCCGACAGAATCAGCAAGATGCTTGCGGTCCTTGACACCAACATCCTCTGGGTCAACCCCGACTGTGGCCTCAAGGCGCGCAAGTATCCTGAAGTTAAGCCTGCACTAAGCAACATGGTGGCAGCTGCTAACCTCCTCCGCGCACAATTGGCCAGCACCAAGTGA
- the LOC132629384 gene encoding double-stranded RNA-binding protein 1-like: MYKSKLQEVCQNKKWALPKYCCMKDGEDHDPKFKASVVVNGINFDSPTLCKSSKEAHNEAAKFAFLHFTSGGSIPTTEAIGLTIVEGECQSLQDKRTSEVKQGGSLPTVEGSGITKTEEACQFPFEIKQEDSHYQYKTKLQIYAKRKNLGVPVYQSKWKSSSRDFYFEATVTLAGELFKSPRVYKSAGEAEDSVAQLALMTLVTVSFEKSNASSYKSFLQELAQHEEICLPEYRTTGVGEPHNLTFLSSVEIEGEIFRGDGAKSKKQAEENAAKVAYTALTKCKSFFAGNPSTVSSDFEGEIVKTEPIMDSLSISIDQEKFRGLSHIIRLFSDATKVFMALADEKDMVNASSISRDMQELSVNEKSCSSVESSHNFRSKTISSAAMTPSKSSSLSNANSSARTTAETKSYLLSNRVRVYKYIPDEVFPRGTIVLPIAEDKWAVVSLEFPNEKCG, encoded by the exons ATGTACAAGTCAAAGCTGCAAGAAGTGTGTCAAAACAAGAAGTGGGCACTACCTAAATACTGTTGTATGAAAGATGGAGAAGACCACGACCCAAAATTCAAAGCATCTGTGGTTGTCAATGGCATTAATTTTGACTCTCCAACTTTGTGCAAATCATCTAAGGAAGCCCATAATGAAGCTGCTAAGTTTGCTTTCCTTCACTTTACTTCTG GCGGTTCAATTCCAACTACAGAAGCTATTGGACTGACAATAGTTGAGGGAGAATGCCAAAGTCTGCAGGATAAACGTACTTCTGAGGTCAAGCAAG GTGGTTCACTTCCAACTGTAGAAGGTAGTGGAATAACGAAAACTGAGGAAGCATGCCAATTTCCTTTTGAGATCAAGCAAG AAGATTCTCACTACCAGTACAAGACAAAGCTGCAGATTTATGCAAAAAGAAAAAATCTTGGTGTACCTGTGTACCAAAGCAAATGGAAGAGTTCATCTCGAGATTTTTATTTCGAGGCAACTGTGACACTGGCTGGTGAATTGTTCAAAAGTCCCAGAGTATACAAGTCTGCAGGGGAAGCAGAAGATTCTGTTGCACAGCTTGCATTAATGACACTGGTAACCGTTTCCTTTGAAAAG AGTAATGCCAGCAGTTACAAGAGTTTCCTGCAAGAACTGGCACAACATGAAGAAATTTGCTTGCCTGAATATAGAACAACCGGGGTTGGTGAGCCTCACAATTTAACGTTCTTGTCAAGTGTGGAAATTGAAGGAGAAATATTTCGCGGAGATGGTGCAAAGTCCAAGAAACAGGCAGAAGAAAATGCTGCCAAGGTTGCTTATACTGCTTTGACAAAAT GCAAATCCTTCTTTGCTGGTAATCCTTCAACTGTTTCCTCGGACTTTGAAGGTGAAATTGTCAAAACTGAACCTATCATGGATTCACTGTCCATTtctattgatcaagaaaaattcaGAGGTTTGTCTCATATTATAAGACTGTT TTCTGATGCAACTAAAGTATTCATGGCTTTGGCAGATGAAAAGGATATGGTTAATGCATCTTCGATTTCTCGGGACATGCAAGAGCTCAGTGTAAACGAGAAATCATGTTCTTCAGTGGAATCATCACACAATTTTCGTAGTAAAACTATATCATCAGCTGCAATGACACCATCCAAATCATCTTCTCTCTCGAATGCAAATTCTAGTGCAAGGACGACTGCAGAAACCAAAAGTTACCTCCTTTCCAACAGGGTCAGAGTGTACAAATACATTCCAGATGAGGTGTTCCCCAGGGGTACTATTGTGCTTCCTATTGCTGAAGATAAGTGGGCTGTTGTGAGCTTGGAATTCCCCAACGAGAAGTGTGGCTAA
- the LOC132628442 gene encoding inactive protein RESTRICTED TEV MOVEMENT 2-like, which translates to MNSKGAVVATPTQVYEDFEPSSKLVHEEEHSDTLHINLPGFKREQLRVQLAITGILKISGQRPIGQNKWQRFQKEFPVAENCDKSKITAKFENGILQVKQPELITSSVKKDKDLAATGANNKPSAKRQKTTLRDEFAKQDNTENTAAKRPAKEEPKNNSPKITEQTESKSPPEKKLPAHERSSSSSSYTESECESTDDETDDETAGHTSCLAANLKKPKKVMKMSLVALLVLGISLYVANVMKSPQL; encoded by the exons ATGAATTCAAAGGGAGCTGTAGTTGCTACACCAACTCAAGTATATGAAGATTTTGAGCCATCATCAAAGTTGGTTCATGAGGAAGAACACTCTGACACCCTTCACATAAATCTTCCAG GTTTCAAGAGGGAGCAGCTGAGGGTTCAACTGGCCATAACAGGAATTCTGAAGATCAGCGGACAAAGGCCAATTGGTCAGAATAAGTGGCAGAGGTTTCAGAAGGAATTTCCTGTTGCAGAAAATTGTGACAAAAGCAAAATCACTGCAAAGTTTGAAAATGGAATTCTTCAGGTTAAACAACCAGAACTGATAACTTCATCAGTGAAAAAGGATAAGGATTTAGCAGCCACAGGAGCTAATAATAAACCTTCAGCTAAAAGACAGAAGACCACTTTACGAGATGAATTTGCTAAGCAGGATAATACTGAAAATACCGCTGCTAAAAGGCCAGCAAAAGAAGAACCAAAGAACAATAGTCCCAAAATCACCGAGCAAACAGAATCTAAAAGTCCTCCAGAAAAAAAATTACCAGCACATGAACGTAGTTCAAGTAGTAGTTCTTACACTGAATCTGAATGTGAATCGACAGATGACGAGACAGATGATGAAACAGCCGGACATACCAGTTGTTTGGCTGCAAACCTGAAGAAGCCAAAGAAAGTGATGAAAATGAGTCTTGTTGCTCTATTGGTTCTTGGAATCAGCCTTTATGTCGCCAATGTGATGAAGTCCCCCCAGTTATGA